ctccgcaagatcctacaaatcccttgggaggacaggtgcactaacatcagcgtcctcatccaggccaacatcctcagcattgaagcactgaccacactcgatcagctccgctgggcaggccacatagtttgcatgacagacacgagactcccaaagctctactcggaactccttcgcggcaaacgagccccaggtgggcagcggaaacgttacaaggacaccctcaaagcctccttgataaagtgcaacatccccactgacacctgggagtccctggcccaagaccgctctaggtggaggaagtgcatccgggagggcgctgagcacctcgagtctcatcgccgagagcatgcagaaaccaagcgcaggcagcggaaggagcgtgaggcaaatctgtcccacccaccccttttctcaacctctgtcccacctgtgacagagtctgtggctctcgtattggactgttcagccaccaaagaactcacttcaggagtggaagcaagtcttcctcgattccaagggactgcctatgactgactgactgactccgaCAGGGCATTAGTCTGGCTATATGTACACTGGCCCAAACAATCAGTCACAAGACTCGAGCTGTCTCCCCCTCTTTCACAACATTAATATTGTCCCAGTTGTTGCTTCATAAATACAGATAAACCCATACTCCACCCTGTatagagaagcaggaggaggccattcagccccttgagcctgttccgccattcaatctggTTAGGGCTGATCTGTATATATTGAGGAACCTCTAGTCCACTGGTCACTGAAGGAGTGGGCCACAAGGCTCGACACATACTTCCACGGCTGGACTGTGAGAGAAATGAGAAATCTGAAAGGTTTGAAGCCAGATTGATGCAGAAATATTTACATCAGGTGGAAGCCATTGGCTATTGAAATATGCAGACACAAGTTACAATCAGAAAGTGGAAACCCTATCATTAATACCATCCTTTGTCATCTTTGTAGATAGCAGCAGATTAAACTAATGgccattgttatgtctttagatgctctgataatgactccacgaggcaaagtattgtacttgaactgtagtgaccttagtccgtttaatataactccagagtgaggataccacatggggactcccttttatacctgggtacctgtggtgtacatgtgacccctgggcctccaccagttgcaccctctggtggtgtcagcatagtgtatacagtgtgaaccttgttgatggtacctccggtaaacaagcctccatcttatgcagctatacagtgactacacagagagtatatctatagtatgcatatataacagtcATAAATTGTTACTGTGCAGTATTTGCAAATCCTACAAGATGTCAGCTCTCATTTTGGGGTCCACATTttgggttgttgttgttgttgattttggcTTTGTTTGAATCcctctgttccccccctcccctccccccctctcgccccgccccccactcccgacTCACCCATCATTACAAGTATAGAATGAAACTCAGTGCTGGAAGTGAGGTAAACATGTTGTGTTCTTGTTTTAGATGCAACAACATATGCACATTTCCTGTTTAACGCATTTGATACGGATAGGAGTGGAGCAATCCGTTTCGAGGTGAGACATGATTTGGAAAAAGATGGGAAAATGGGCAAGGTCAGGGAAACGGGACTAGGTTAGAAAAGTCCGGTTAAAGAGCTAGCACGAGCACacagggccgaatggccaccttctccgCTGTAAGTTCCATCATTCTATGATGCGTCTCTGTTGGCCCTCTCCTAACCCCAACCCCCCCTCCAGCTGACTTTATTTAACGACAAGACAAGCTTCAAAGAGCAGATCGCCACCCAGGAAAGTAGAAAGGAAATCCTGAGGTAAATAGGAGGTAGTGATTAGGtgacagctcctcccaaacccaccacctctgCCACCTCGAAGAacaagggctgggcaataaatgctggctttgccagtgacacccatatcccgtgaatgaatacaacAAAAGGTAATGCCACACTTGGATTTTAGTGACCTGCAGCTGGTAAGCGGAGAGAAAGATGTGCCCCTCCCTACACTCGACTGTTTCAAGTCTATCCAAGGCTTCCTTCACGAGCATTAATTCCATGTGCACAGCTAACTCCAGCAGCTTTGGACTTTGGCTCTTCAGCGTTCCGAGACTTTGTGATACATCTCACTTGATCCCAACTCGAGAAAAGAAGACAAGTTTGATTTTGTGTAGGAGCATCAAGTAACAGGTATCCAAGGCAAAGGGGgggatacagtagcatagtggttctgttactggactcaTTGTCCAAAGccctgagacatgagttcaaatcccacaccgTGCAAgatggggaattttaattcaataAATCTTTTAAAAACCAACAttcgtaatggtgaccatgaaaccggattgttgtaaaaacccatctggttcacgaatgtccttcagggaaggaaatctgccacctttacccggtctggcctgtatgtgactccagataactgccctctgaaatggtggctcaggcTAACCAGCACCTTCcccggggcaattggggatgggccaaCGACaggccacatcctgtgaatgaatgagGCTGCTATTGCCAAGGTAAACTCGTGTCCAATGGAGACACCTTGTGGAAACACCTGAAATGTCTGCTCAATCCAATGTAAATGATGTCATCATTCACAGGGAAATAACTGAGGAGTAAAAGTGTAGGCACAAATATAGATGAGGAAGTTATTATTTTTTTTATCCTTTCGGCTTCctttctttcatcatcatcataggcagtccctcggaatcgaggaagtcttgcttccactcataaagtgagttctcaagtgactgtacagtccaatacgggaattacagtctctgtcacaggtgggacagacagtggttgagggaaggggtgggtagggagtctggtttgccgcacgctccttctgctgcctgcgcttggtttctgcacgctctcggcgacgagactcgaggtgctcagcgccctcccggatgctcttcctccacttagggcagactggtctttggccaggaactcccaggtgtcggtggggttgttgcactttatcaaggaggcctttgtaacgtttcctctgcccacctggggttcgcttgccgtgtaggagttccgagtagagcgcttgctttgggagtctcgtgttgggcatgtggacaatgtggtccgcccaacataCTGCTTGTGCTGGGAGTCTGACCCAAATATTTAGCAGATTATGGGGAAGGTACTCTACTTATGGGGAAGTATTCACTCTATCTTCATGCTTGACAGTACTGCCAGGGAGACCAAATGTGCCTTTTCCATTTCTTCTCGTCTCATAATCTACCTTTTATCTCcctgtttttcaggatttcatTATTGGTCTTTCCGTATTATTGCGTGGAACCGTCAATGAGAAACTCAACTGGGCATTCAACCTGTATGACATCAACAAGGACGGCTACGTCACAAAAGAGGTACAGCGCCCACACCCACCATTGCCCGCTAATCTGCAGAAACATACACTGGCAACATTACTGGAACATTTGTGCACGTAACATCAATTTTGTTCAAGCGCGCTCCTTTGAGTGAAGGGGCGGAACGTCGCTACGCTTCAGCGTGATACGGCAAATCcgcgtcgcgctgacatcatcaccgcCGCGTTGACGTGCTCCCGACACAAACCCGCACCTACACCGCTCCGAACTGCTTGAGGCAGTGACAAAATTATGGCACCAAATTTTCCGCCTCTTCCCTCCGACTCTCTGCCCCAAACGGCACGGAGGGCCATTTCCAGGCCTTAATGTTTTTAGTCAATAGGCATTCGTTGTCGGCAGAAAACGCTTACCAACAACTTACAATCTATTCAAAGTGTTGGATACAAAGTGCAATTACTTAGCAAAGAAGAGGCCTCGGAATATAAAGCTGGTGATTAAATGGACCCTCTGTGTATAAATGAGCTGGAGAAGCATTGCAGCATGTGTTGACTCAGTTGGAGGCTGTGTCGTACAAACTGCTTAAAACTGATGCAATCATTGTTTGTTTGTCTAGAACCGACTTTGTATGAGCATTAGCACCTAACCTGATGAGGAGAATGACAATGAGAAGAAGCTATCATGATGCATACTGTTaagataagataagaaataggagcaggagtaggccatgccatctctcgagcctgctccgccattcagtaaggtcatggctgacctttgaactcaactccactttcccgcccaatccccatatcccttgattcctctagagtcaaaAATCTAttgagctcagccttgaatatattcaatgactcagccctctggggcagagaattccaaagatttataaccctttgagtgaagaaattcctcctcatctccgtcctaaatggccgactccttattctgagactatgccccctagttctagactctccagcccgggggaaacaacctctcagcatctaccctgtcaatccccctcagaatcttatatggtttaatgagatcacctcgcattcttctaaactccagagagtataggcccaatctactcaatctctcctcataggacaaccttctcagctcagggatcagtctagtgaacctttgttgcaccacctctaaggcaagtatattcttcctcagatgaggagaccaaaactgtgcgcagtactccagtggtctcatcaaagctctgtacaactttttaaaaatttgttcttgtgatgtgggtgtcactggcaaggccggcatttattgcccattcctaattgccccttgagaaggtggtggtgaaccgccttcttgaaccgttgcagtccgtgtggtgaaggtgctcccacagtgctgttagggagggaattccaggattgtgacccagtgacgataaaggaatggtgatatatttccaagtcgggatggtgtgtgacttggaggggaacgtggaggtggtggtgttcccatgcacctgctgcccttgtccttctaggtggtagaggtcgcgggtttgggaggtgctgccgaagaagccttggcgagttgctgcagtgcatcttgtagatggtacacactgcagccacggtgcgccggtggtggagggagtgagtgttgaaggtggtggatggggggctgatcaagcggctgctttgtcctggatggtgtcaagcttctcgagtgttgttggagctgcactcatccagggaagacttccttactcttgtactccaaccccttcgcaataaaggccaacatgccatttgatttactaattggctgctgtacctgcatgctaactctctatcTTTCCTGTACAAGGTCACGATGCACACTGTAAAGTTAAACAGCCAACAGAGACTATATGTAGAGTATCTTTAGCTGCTTCACTCAGCAGCAGACCTGCGCAAGGGCTAGCTGCCATTGTTTGGACCGATGTCACAGTTCCTCCTCTTCTGCCCTCAGGAAATGTTGGCGATTATTCAATCAATCTACGATATGATGGGCAGATACACATACCCAATCCTACACCAGGACACTCCGATCGAACACATGGAGAGGTTCTTTCAGGTACTGTGGGGCTGAAACAggagcggatgttggaaatctgaaataaaaactgaacgtgctggaaatactcagcgggtcaggcagcgtctgtggagagaaacagcgttaacgtttcaggtcgatgacacttcgtcagaacgACACGATGTTAGAGCTGAACAGCTTTTGAGCAAGTACAGAGCCATggaaaaggggggagggggcgggaaaactccaaaagggaaggtctgtgatagggtcgagggcaggagagattaaatgacaaaagggatgacttttgtttaattcattcacagcactggcaaagccagcatttattgcccatccctgattgccattaagtcttcttcttaggctgtcccttgaagcgaggatgacttgcttccactccaaaaaggaatgagttcacaggtgtttcaatgaaggacctaatattccggatcccaaactacatcctgaagggtggaagatgcctgtgcgtggatttttttaacgtggggtgaccgttgcacaccagccaccacacgggcttgacagagcgaggtcttggtccagtggcaagggttaaccaggacgactggagacctgctctgctgcatggaccgagcgtGCACATATATCGCCGTGTGGGCtgagccgtgctgcccctgggccctcggctcttctgggctccaaactctcgcctctcctgggccttgatCACATCactcgtgggccccaatctctccccgTTCCTTTGCCCGGGTCATTCACCGTACCTCCGCCATaaactctcgccgcacctctgctgtaCCTAGGCCCTGCTGAAGTTCCTGCCCATGCGCCAATCGGCCTTAAGTAGGGGGTGGCGAaccaccttcttgacaactgagtgtctcgctgggccatttcagagggcagttaagagtctagAGACGcacgtaggccagaccgggtaagggcggcagatttccttcccaaaaggacattagatggtgcgaggcaaaaggtggTGGTAATGGGACACGTGAAGAAGCAAAAGATGTGTTAGAGGAGGTGTAACTGGTTACAGCAGGATAGCAGAGGAGATGGGGAGCTTGGAAAATCTGCCAAAGACGAGACTGTTGCCACGGAACGGGAGTGTTTTCTTTGATACGCATTTGGACGCTAAGTCTGGAAACTAATGGCTGTTTCATCCCTCAGAAGATGGACAGAAACCAAGATGGAATAGTGACCATTGATGAATTCCTAGAGACCTGCCGAAAGGTTGGTGGCACATCATCACTGGATCGCTTCAAATATCAGGATGAGCAAGGCTATTGTATCCAATTCATTTTCTGTACAGTCTAAAGGGGTTcttttcatagaatcttacagcacaagaaggaggctatttggccattgtgcctgtgccagttctgtgAATGAgagattggggctgaaattgcagtcggaggcttcctgcgggcaattgcctccgacctgaaacatttctacgaaagtagctggtggtcgcggaggagcgtgggattccggtggggagaccttctcttcccgcgctgtggaGCGCGCTCccctcctccaggttcccatggagacggtgcagtcacgtgtgattgctcagccaatcaggtacagtattcctcagctttcccattaatagcaacgggagctccgtatctaccagttctcagtgctattaatggaaaaaaacacactaaacacatataataaaaaataaaaaagcgcacctcacataattaaaattaaagttaataaatatcttagagaaaaagaaGTCAAagtttttaaaacgtttttaaaattatggttttaaaaataaatataacgTAGTAGGCAGGGTTTTAAAattaatatgttttttttaaatgtaatttaattctatttttgtatgtttttaaactcttacgcctgtaaaagtaggctgtacgcctgcttttatcaggcacaagaattttgaggacatttgctgggcaagatatgggtaaataccgcaattttAACCTTGAAAATGTCCTTGCACccgatatgcattggatctgtcaagcgccAGTGCacacacattgtgcgctgaaaaccggctttgtgATGCCTTCCTGtcagtacacactccatacacactccatgcACACTCCatgcacactctgtacacaccccgtacacactccgtacacaccccgtacaccatccgtgcacactccatacacaccccgtgcacaccccgtacacaccccgtacaccatCCGTACACACTCCATGCACACTccatgcacactccgtacacaccccgtacacactccgtacacaccgcgtacacaccccgtacaccatccgtgcacactccatacacaccccgagcacaccccgtgcacaccccgtacacactccgtacatgccccgtacaccaTCCGTACACCATCCGTACACCATCCGTACAccatccgtacacactccgtgcacaccccaactggttggggttttattgagtcttgtgaacatcatgtgactgactcaacagctgtacaaacctgtgagcagatccctgctgccactgcccctttagtcCTACTGGCACCGATGTTGCTAACAGTATATCTAACTGCTGTCTCTTTTACAGGATGAAAGCATTATGCATTCAATGCAGCTCTTCGAAAATGTTATCTAGAAGCACTTGAGTCACACACTGAATGGGAGCACCATGACCAGGAACCTTAATCTATCCTTTGACACACTTTGTAGAAGTAATAAAAAAAAATCCAGAGGATTTACGAGTATGCTATTTCATCTAGGAAACTTTTTAAAAACAGTGCAGTTAACAATTAGGAATAATTGTGCCTCTGTATCTCGAAGCTTTTCTCAACAAGGTCTGACTTGGAAAGGACTGCTCCAATACGGTAAAAGATATTTTTCCAATGGAAAACAGACATTTTGGGAAGGATGTTATCCCCTCCACGATCCTGAGGGCGGAATCTGACACGGACTGCGCCGCTCTCCCTGACTGAAAGGGATGAGGCGAGGGGGAATGATGTGCACACAATGCATCAGCGATTGTCTCAGTACCTGACTCACTTCAccaacacactgccctctgacTGTGTGCGTGGGTTGTTGGAACAGCGGAAAGTGGAACGCAGCACCCGTAGGCAAACGCTGTCGCCCGTTGGCAACTCTTCCAAATGAGACCTACTCTGCTGATCAGGAAAGACTGGGCCGAGAATCTGGAATTTAATTCGACCCTGAAAAACTTATAGTCCCACTCCAGACTTTTTTCTCCAGTTTGAGAGACTAATTGCCACGCTATTTAATGCCACAATATGTGATGCTTCTACCTGAGGGAAAGAAATGGAAACCTAATTTTCAGATCACAATTTTCAGACTGTAATGTGTCAGTATTGTTATTTGCATTCTGTTGATTAAAGGCTGACAGGCTGTCCCCGTTTACAGTACAGTAATGTTCGTCTGTTATTGTCTATTTTATATTAGTGCGGATTGGATTATTAATATATCATACCGTGGGTCTGATCTCTCAAACTGTGCGATGGGACTGACTGCAACACAGCTCCAGCACTTGGCCTGCCTCGGGACTATGGTCCTTTTCATTGAGGCCAAAGTAAGAATCCTCTAGCATTCTGCACTGCACCAATCCCAACTCATCCTCTCGTCACAGGAACAGACCAATTTCAGCTGCAGAAAGATTGGAAATATCAGGAAATGCATTCCCTGGAACTTAGAAGGTTGTGCCGTGATTTAATCAAAAGTTTTCAAGATAGTCAGGGGagctgatagggtagatggagagaaattatttccactaggcatcatatttgaccctgaaatgagctcctggccacatatccacgccataactaaaaccgcctatttccacctccgtaacatcggccggctccacccctgcctcagctcatctg
This Pristiophorus japonicus isolate sPriJap1 chromosome 22, sPriJap1.hap1, whole genome shotgun sequence DNA region includes the following protein-coding sequences:
- the LOC139234792 gene encoding calsenilin-like; translation: MQDTTDSEGSQPVNSDPMAEPVLVKTTANWQKPHLSRKALMKCWLLKWILSRGVPQGADSSEIEDELSAMRHQPEELNELQARTKFSKKEIQSLYRGFKNECPRGMVDEETFKVIYSQFFPQGDATTYAHFLFNAFDTDRSGAIRFEDFIIGLSVLLRGTVNEKLNWAFNLYDINKDGYVTKEEMLAIIQSIYDMMGRYTYPILHQDTPIEHMERFFQKMDRNQDGIVTIDEFLETCRKDESIMHSMQLFENVI